One window of Phoenix dactylifera cultivar Barhee BC4 chromosome 5, palm_55x_up_171113_PBpolish2nd_filt_p, whole genome shotgun sequence genomic DNA carries:
- the LOC103711151 gene encoding uncharacterized protein LOC103711151: protein MTTETKINSAQKIDPGVPSSKILHKAAEFKRYSRKYPFLRYGLPLISLTVLGSVGLSHLIQGSKEVTKEKDDLEWEIIETTKSLTKTGPKDGYKPKKISLEEELKVLQQKVDINKYEYKRIPRPNEGQSSKN from the exons ATGACAACTGAAACGAAGATAAATTCAGCTCAGAAGATTGATCCGGGGGTTCCTTCATCTAAGATATTGCATAAAGCTGCTGAATTTAAACGATACAGCAGGAAATACCCCTTCCTTCGGTATGGCCTTCCGCTCATTTCTCTCACAGTATTAGGATCGGTTGGCCTTTCTCATCTCATTCAAGGAAG TAAAGAagtgacaaaagaaaaggatgatcTAGAGTGGGAGATCATTGAAACAACAAAATCACTCACGAAAACTGGGCCCAAGGATGGCTATAAGCCAAAAAAGATTTCTCTAGAGGAGGAGTTGAAG GTTTTACAGCAGAAGGTTGACATCAACAAATATGAGTACAAGAGGATTCCCAGACCTAATGAAGGACAATCAAGCAAAAATTAA